The Labilibaculum sp. sequence CCCACTTATATCCTTGTACTTTAACAGACAGAGATCTTTCATATTAATTCCATTACCAACATAGGAGAAAACCCACATATCACGATAGTAATGCTCAGGAGATCCAGACTCAGGAGAATAAGTGATTATCTTTTTTAAATCCTCCAGACTCAATGCCTTTTTAGTATTATTAGCCGAAGGAGCGGTATACTTTCCTCTTTTCACATCACCAAAAGGACTTTTATCATTACTAATCACACCATCAGCAATGGCATCGTTGAAGATCTTTTTTAAAGGGCGACAATAAATACCAACGGTAGAAATACTGTGCCCGTTATCAATGATCCATTTCTCATATTGCCTGAGAAAACTTGGAGTGATGGTTTCAAACGAAATTGAATTCTTGCCATGAAACGCTTTCAGTTTTTTCATGGAATAAGTATAATTCTGTGCAGTTCCTAATCGTTCTTCAGATTTTAGAAGCTCAATATATCTTTCATAGTAAGGATAGACATTCTTAGTATTTGTACGTTTCCTTGTAAAACGATCTTTAAATTCGACAAATGAAAACTCTTCCATTTCATTAATGACTAAATAAGCTCTTCTTAAATAATGATATACAACTACTCTTTTCTCTTTCAATTCAGCACTTAATCGATTTCCAAACATTTTTAAATACTCTTCCTCAGTTACAGAAACTTTTGTAGAATAGTATGCAGGGAATCTTTCATGAATTATCTTTAGCTTTATGGAGCAGCTTCCATCCTTACGTTTTCGAACGGTATCTAAGAAGGCAACTAAGGAAACACCTTTCTCGCTCCTTAACGTTTCTTCTTTGATTTCTGGATGACAAATTATAGGTAAACTTTTTTTAGACATACATTAAAACACTAACAAAAACACTAACATTACATATCTACAACTGAATATTTTGAGATACCAGTCATAACAAACTTAATCAAAAAGCTTACTAAATGCAACAACCATAAGTGTTCATGAATAATCATACAAAAAAACCTTTTGACTGGCAGTCAAAAGGTCACCGGTTCGATTCCGGTATTCTCCACATTAAAGATAAGGCGTTTGCGGGCTTCCACCGCGGGCGCTTTTTTGTTTGCAAAAAAAACACTACCATTTGAAGTCATGAATGGGGATCAATTCAAATATCAGGTGATATCCTGCAAGATGTATTTCAAATAAAGTCTCCAAAAATGAATGTCCTCCATCCTGCACAACTTGATTCGCAGAGTTAATAAGAAATTAAATTGATTGTCCTTACACATAGCTTTATCGGTGCAACTCTTCAGAAGTTAACAATTGCCCCACAAATTGTTTAACCTTAATTAACATCTTTTAGCATTTTCAATCCAGATAGTTTTCATAAGTTTGTACCATCCTTTCCGAGAGGATTAGGTTTTCATAGATTAAAATGGGTTAGATTGAAGTCCGGGGTGGTTCCCGGACTTTTCATTTTATATGAATTGCAAAAAATAAAACCTGGTCTGCTTCAACCGATTCTTTCTTAGCTATAATCTGATGCCTACTAAAGGTTTTGCAGGCAATGCGCGATATATGGCTTTGGCATCCGATTCTGAAATTACCAAGCGAATTTCAGGATAATATTCAGGAACTTTAAACCTAATGGTCTCTTTAAAATTTTTAAAACTGTTCATATCTTCCCGGAGCCAAAACTTTTGTCCGATCCACCAATGTGATCGGAAATATGGATCACTTCCTTCAATTTTTAGAATAATTTCCTTGTCCAGCTTCAGCATCCAATGTACAACTTCACTTTTTACCGAATCAATTTTTACACTTAAGGCTTGAGCTTCGGTTGTATCTTTAGGTGCCTTTTTCACAACAATTGGAACCTTGCTGATTGTAGACGAATAACTCTTTACCTGTGATTGCCTGCCAAACAAATGCTGGTAAGTTGCTGGTTTTAACTGATAAAGAAATTGATCAACTTCAAAATCAGTAATTTTAGTTGATTTTATAACAACTCCTTTCAGTTCCAACTGAAGAATACTGTCTTTCAGATTTATGGACAGACTTATAGAATCGGCTTTCGACATTTGGAAACGAGTTTCCAAAAATACCTTTTCCTTAAATAAATCTACAAGTACCGGATCCATGTGCCGTTCGTTAACCGACAACAAAGCTGCATCAACTTCTTGGTCAAACATTTTCATTTTTTGCCTCACAGCCATCACTGAGAAAACTCCATATTGCAAAGCGATTCCAATAATTACAACCAG is a genomic window containing:
- a CDS encoding site-specific integrase, which encodes MSKKSLPIICHPEIKEETLRSEKGVSLVAFLDTVRKRKDGSCSIKLKIIHERFPAYYSTKVSVTEEEYLKMFGNRLSAELKEKRVVVYHYLRRAYLVINEMEEFSFVEFKDRFTRKRTNTKNVYPYYERYIELLKSEERLGTAQNYTYSMKKLKAFHGKNSISFETITPSFLRQYEKWIIDNGHSISTVGIYCRPLKKIFNDAIADGVISNDKSPFGDVKRGKYTAPSANNTKKALSLEDLKKIITYSPESGSPEHYYRDMWVFSYVGNGINMKDLCLLKYKDISGSQIRYSREKTKNTNRSAKPISIALIDKNLEIIERWGKKPRNPDEYIFPVLEGKPKEEEIKRKVQQFTKQVNKYIKRIGKKLEIDGTITTYYARHSFVTVLIRAGVDVHTITENVGHSSLKVIDKYIDSVKDEERVKNANKLLKFE